CCCTGATCATCATCCTGGTCAGCGGGCTCGGGGTCTGGTTCACCGGCTCGCCCAACTCGGTGGTGGTCGGCGCCAGCGGGGTGATCTTCGGTTACCTGGGCATCCTGCTCACCCGCGGCATCGTCGAGCGCAGTTGGTGGAACTTCGCGGTCTTCCTGCTCGTCGGTCTGCTCTACGGCTGGCAGTTGGTCGGAATCCTCCCCACCGACGAGCGGATCTCCTGGCAGGGCCACCTGTTCGGGCTGCTCGGTGGCGTGGTGGCGGCGATCCTGTTCCGCCGTCGCCGGCCCACGGTGGAGGGTCCGGACTACTCGGGTTCCACCCTCAGCCTGCCCTGACCTGCTCCTCGGCGCGCCTCTGGGACATGCTTGCCCGACCGCCGCACCCCGCCTACCGTCGAGATCAGCAAGCGTTGATCCGTGAGCGGAAAGCGACGGTACGTCATGCGCGAGGTCGATGTCGCCGTGATCGGGGCTGGTCCAGCCGGCCTCTTCGCCGCGTACTACGCCGGGTTCCGAGGGTTGTCCGTCGCGGTGATCGACGCGCTTCCGGAGCCGGGCGGCCAGGTCACCGCCATGTACCCGGAGAAGCTGATCCTCGACGTGGCCGGCTTTCCCGCCGTGAAGGGCCGTGACCTGGTCGCCAACCTGGTCGCCCAGGCCGCGCCCTTCGGCCCGCAGTACCTGCTCGGCACGCGGGCCGAGAAGCTGTCGTACGCCGATGATCGGCCGGTGCTCGGCCTGGCCGGCGGCGAGCAGCTCGGCTGCGGCGCGGTAGTGGTCACCGGCGGGCTCGGCAGCTTCAGCCCACGCCCACTGCCCTGCGCCGACGGCGCTCCCGGCGCCGGCATCGTCTACTTCGTCACCGACCCGACCGAGCTGACCGACCGGGACGTGCTCATCGTCGGTGGCGGCGACTCCGCCTTCGACTGGGCGTTGGCCCTGCAACCGCTGGCCCGCTCGGTGACCCTGGTGCACCGGCGGGAGAAGTTCCGGGCGCACGCCTCGACTGTCGCCCGGGTGCTGTCGCTACCGGTGCGGGTGGTGGTCAACGCCGAGGTCACCCGCCTGCTCGGCGACGCCACGGTGACCGCCGCCGAGGTGACCGTGCGCGGCGGCGCGGCCGAGACCCTGCCGGTGGACACCGTCGTCGCCGCCCTCGGCTTCACCGCCGACCTGGGCCCGCTCGCCGAGTGGGGTCTCCGGCTGGACCGCCGGCACATCCTTGTGGACAGCGCCATGGCGACGAACCTGCCCCGGGTCTTCGCGGCCGGCGACATCACCGAGTACCCGGGCAAGGTGCGGCTCATCGCCACCGGCTTCGGCGAGGCCGCGACTGCGGTCAACAACGCGGCGGTGGCCATCGACCCGGACGCCCATCTGTTCCCCGGGCACTCGTCCGACGCCGGCTGACCGTCGGTATCGGACACACACCAGCGCGTGTCCAGACCGAGACGCGTCGGGTCGATCCTGGGGGGATGACGGGGCCCGAGAAGACACGTGACGGCGCACCGACGACGCTGTCGTGGCTCTGCCATCCGGCCACGCTGCTGGCCCTGGTGGTGTTGGTGGCCAACGACCACGTGCTGAAGGCGGCGTTTCCGGGCCTGGTGACGGGCAAGCTGAGTGACGTCGCCGGCCTGGTGCTCGCACCACCGCTTGTCGCGGTGCTGCTGACGCTGCTGGCGCCGCGGCTGCCGGCCCGGGTGGCCGCGCTTGCCGGCCTGGTCGCGGTGGGCGCCGGGTTCGCGGTCGTGAAATCCAGTGGGTACGCCGCCGAGCTGGCCTCCTCGGCCTGGACCGTGTTGGCGGGGCCGTCGCTGGTACGGGCCGATTGGACCGACCTGCTCACGCTGCCGGCCCTCGGCCTGGCCTGGTGGAGCTGGACCCGCGCCCGGAGCCGGCCGGTGCGGCACCGGACGGCTCGGCTGGTCCGGCTGCTGGTGGTGCTCCCGCCGGCCGTGCTGGCGGTGGCCGCCACAAGCGCGATCCGCTACCCCTACGCGCTCGGCACCACGACGCTCGACGGCCAACCGGCGATCTCGGTCGGCTCCGGCTTCGAGCCGAACTGGCCGGCCGGGCCGGCGGACGGCCAATGGGCGGTGAGCGACGACGGCGCGACCACGTGGCGGCCCGCCACCGCCAGCGAGAGCTCAAGACTGGACGACCAGGACTCCCCGCGCCGGCAGGCGTGCGCACCGGACGAGCCCCGACGCTGCTACCGAGTGGTTCCCCGGCACCTACGGGTGGAGCAGAGCGACGACGCCGGCGCGACCTGGCAGGTTGCCTGGGAGGTGTCGGACGGGCGGCGCGAGGAGCTGGCCCGCCGGTACCCGAGCCCGGGCGACATTCCCCGGCACTTCTCCTCCCGCGAACTGGTCGTCTACCCGCACGCCGGCGGTGGCCACGAGGTGCTCGTCGCCAACGGTCGGGACGGCTTCGTGCGCCGACTGTCGGACGGCGGGTGGCGGCGCGACGGCTTCCTCGGTGAGCAGGGCGACATGGTCGGCGCGGACAAGCTGCCCGCACTTGACGATGGCGGGCCTGTGCAACGCGAGACGGATCTGTTGCTCGCCATCGCGCTCGCGTTGCTGCTGGGCTGCGCGGTCGCCGTGGTCGCCGGTCACCTGGCGATCCGCCGTGGCGGTGGCCGGCCCTGGTGGGGGATTGCCGGTGGCGTGACGGTGCTGCTGGCCGGGCTGCTGCTGGAGGCCGTCTGGTCCCGCCACGACGACATGAGCACCGTGTTGGGGGTGCTGGTCGGCGTCGCGCCGTTGGGCGGGCTGGCGGTGCTGGTGCTGCTCCTCGTCCCGTGGCTCGGCAGCGCCCCGGGCAGTTGGGTCGGGTGGACTGTTGGTGACCTCCTGCTCACCGCGATCCTGGCCGGGCTGCCGTTGGCCGGCTGGTTGAACGGCAACCCTGAACAGACCCGGATCGCGGTCGCGCTGGCCCTGCTGGCCACCGTGCCGGGCCTGGTGCTGGCCGTCCGGCTCGCGAAGCTGGTTCATCCGGCGCCAGCGTGGGGCCCGGGAGGTCCGCCCCGCCCGCCCTACCCCCCTTACCAGTCCTATCCGCAGCAACCCGTGCCGCCGCGCTGACGTCGGCCCGGCGTCGGCGGGCGCGCGACGATCTGTTCCAAGATTGCCAGCGATGGCGGGTGGAGCGACACGTCCCCGATTGACGGGCGGTCGGCGGTCGGGGCCCTTCGAAGAGATCATCTAGGTGAACGGTGTGCGCCTGGTCCAGCCGACGAACCGCGTGAACAGCGCCT
The DNA window shown above is from Micromonospora lupini and carries:
- a CDS encoding NAD(P)/FAD-dependent oxidoreductase, yielding MREVDVAVIGAGPAGLFAAYYAGFRGLSVAVIDALPEPGGQVTAMYPEKLILDVAGFPAVKGRDLVANLVAQAAPFGPQYLLGTRAEKLSYADDRPVLGLAGGEQLGCGAVVVTGGLGSFSPRPLPCADGAPGAGIVYFVTDPTELTDRDVLIVGGGDSAFDWALALQPLARSVTLVHRREKFRAHASTVARVLSLPVRVVVNAEVTRLLGDATVTAAEVTVRGGAAETLPVDTVVAALGFTADLGPLAEWGLRLDRRHILVDSAMATNLPRVFAAGDITEYPGKVRLIATGFGEAATAVNNAAVAIDPDAHLFPGHSSDAG
- a CDS encoding rhomboid family intramembrane serine protease → MSLQPPSGDPYRFGTEAFYAALGRAFVAMCAVVPFLFLIEAVDQGLAFGLDATAGIIPHRIDGLDGVFFSPFLHHGFDHLYSNSIPLILLGTFVLAAGARRFLWSTLIIILVSGLGVWFTGSPNSVVVGASGVIFGYLGILLTRGIVERSWWNFAVFLLVGLLYGWQLVGILPTDERISWQGHLFGLLGGVVAAILFRRRRPTVEGPDYSGSTLSLP